Genomic window (Croceicoccus sp. Ery15):
GGAGACGCGGACAATCCTCTCGCCGGCATTGTAGCTGGCGCGGCGACCGTGGCGTATGCTTTCGCACGGCTGCGAAATGCACATTCGCCTGGGTCTGTAGAGTTTGATCTTTGGCCGCAGAGAGCGGTGAGCAAGCCGCCGCCCTTCGCCAAGGTTTTTCTTCCCAGCGCGCTATGGCTGCTCGGCCTCGGCAATCTTGGTCAAGCATTCATGTGGTCGCTTTCGGCGCTTCCCTATCCCAATCCGCGAGCCGTAAAGCTGGTTTTGCAGGATGCTGACCAGATAAGCGCTGAAAATTGGGGAACTTCCGTGCTCGTACAGTCGGGAGAATACGGCGCCTACAAAACCGCACTCGCGGAGCAATGGGCAAAGCGGAAGGGGTTCGATGTGCGCCGCGTTGATCGCCTATTAGCCCCACATCAACGGGTGCAGGAAAATGAGCCTACGGTGGCGCTTTGCGGCTTCGATTCGATTACCGCTCGAAAACTCATCGACGGCTGCGGCTTCGAATTGGTAATCGACGCTGGTCTCGGTCGCGCCCATACCGACTTCGATGTTTTCCGTGTGACGGTGTTCGATTCTGAGTATTCGGTTGCTGCACACTTTCCAGGAGACGTTCCACGATCGGCTCCTGCGCCACAGGATTATGAGCAACTGCTCGGGTTAGACGGATGTGGAGCCGCCAAGTTTGAAGGCATTGGGATCGCAGCCCCCTTCGTAAGTGCGATTGCTGCGGCGACAACAGTGGCGCGCGCTATTGCGATTTGCAGCGGCGCAGCTGTTCCCCGAAATGAGAAACGGCGGCTGTTCGACGAAGGATCAAAGTTCGCTGCGCCAGCGACAGTGAATGCCCGGGGGATCATGCGCATAGGTTTTTCCTAGGGCGTGATGAGGCCATTAATGTGGCGCGGTTCTACCAGGTGAAGGTGGAGATTGCTTGCCCACGATGGAGCGGTCAATGTCCGCAACTGCTAACGACGGCGGATTAGTATCCCGATCCCTCTTCGGTCTACTTCCCTCTGCTTATATCCCCTGCGACAACGACAGCTTTCGGCGTTGAACGTCGGCAATGGCGGTGCCTACTGTCACGATTTTTTGGCATTTGGACCGTCGACTTTCCGAATTGCTCTTTCTGACACCACATTGGCGGAACATGGCGCAAATACGGCCCAGGTATTGGCATTGAAAAGGCGGCCCGCCCCAAGAGGGGCGGACCGCCTGCCGAGTGACCTGGACCTGTCAGGAGGGGTCAGGCAGCCTGCTCGGCAATCTCGTCAGCCGTAATGTCACTGACCGGCTCTTCGGCTTCGGCGTCAACCGGTTCGCTTTCTTCGGGACCAGCAAAACGCATTATCGAAGGCACCCAGGCCTGCGCCCGTTCCTTGATATCCGCCTCGCCGATGAAGTTGCCCGAGAAAATGCGTTCGGCAGCGCTCGCGAGTTCGGCCTTCTTCGAAGCAGCATAGCGACTGACCAGTTCGGGACCGCCGGCGGCGTCGAGCGCTTCGAGCGTGCGGGCCTTGGCTACGCGGTCGAAGTAGTTGGTCGCCGTGGGACGCCACCAATGCGCGGTCTCGATTTCGAGGAGCGAGCCCAGAGCCTCATGCATAGGCACCGAGCGCTCGCCTTCACAGGCAAGGCTCGCGACAAGGGTGCGCGAGACGAGATGGCCGAGCCAGGCCGAACGCGTCTCGTCGGAAAGTGCCCGAAACCTTGCAAACCGCTCGACATCGCTTGTCCCAGAACGCCAGCTTTCATCGAGCGACCCGGCAAACTCGGCCAGAGCAGCGCTTGCCGGTGCGTCCTTGGCTTCGAACCCGGTAACCGGGCCTGATGCCACCGGACCCAGCAGTGTCGATGCCTTCTTGGCGCGCCAATCGTGCCCATCGGCATCGGCAAGCGTGAAGACCATAAAGTCGAGCGCCAGTGCCGGATCGTTGGCGAGATGGATCGCCAGGATATCGCGGCGTTGCATCGCGAGCTCATCGAGTAGGCGCTGCGACAACGAGCTCCCCTTGGGCTTCGCCGCACCGCTCTCTTCAATGGCCTCGACCACGCCTTCGTCAGCGATCACTTCGGTCTCGGTGTAGTACTGTGGAACGAATGTCGGCTCGCCGTTGCGCGAGAGGACTAGGAAGGCACCAGCCTCGGATTTCAGTTCGTCGGCGAGTACGGGGGGACGATCATTGAGCGCGCGCATGGCGCGGTCGATCACCACGAGTTCCTGTTCGGCCTTGGCGACCTCGTCCTCGTCGCTGTCCTCGTCTTCGAGCACGGCGGCGACGCGGTCGTAGTCGGCCTCGAGCTCGCCGAGCTCCTGCGCTTCCTGCTCGGTCATCGGTGCAGGTTCGCAAGGCAAGCGATTGAGGCCGTCGACAAGGTCATGGCTGACATAGGTGCCCAGCGTCGGCCGGACCCAGGCAAGGCCATATTCGAGCGCGGCCTTTTCTGCCGCCCCTTCCATGGCCTTGTGCGCGAGGTCCTCGAGCAGCGCGACATCGATCCAGCTCTCGCTGGCATCATCGTCGAACAATTCGCGCTCGATCCGGCCACCTGCGGCGAGGTACGCATCGCGTCCGACCAGAACGGCTCGCGGATCGGAACCGCGCACCGTGGCATCAAGCACCATGCGGCGGATCGTGTCAGGCGTGATCTGGTACCAGGCGTCCTGCAACTCGGCATAGACATGCGCCTGTCGCTCGATGTCAGAGATTGCGCCGTAGGCCTTGGCCATGTCGAGCGTGATCGTCCCCTCGGCGAGCGCTTCGAAGACGCAGGGTGCGAGACTTGCCAAACGCAGCCGTCCTTCGACAAAACGGACAGTGAGGCCGAAGCGGCGCGCCACGTCTTCTGTGGTAGCCCCCGCCTCGATGATGGAGGCGAAGGCCTGGGCCTCGTCGGCCGGATTCATCGCGAGACGTTGGACGTTTTCGGCAAGGCTGGCTTCACGCACCTCGCTTTCCTCGCCTTCGATCACGAGGCAGGTGACCTCGTGGTTTTGGGACAAGGTGCCCTCTTCGGCCAGTGCCTGCAGCGCGGCGAGCCGACGACCGCCGGCCTCGACCTCGAACTTGCCGCGCTTTCCTTTGCGAACGACGAGGTTCTGCAGCAGACCGCGCGCAGCAATGTCTGCCCGCAGCTGGAGGTCGGCGAGCACGTCGCTCGACTTGCGAACGTTGCGGGGGCTCGGAACGAGCTTCTTCAAGGGGATCGACTGGATCATGGGTTTTCTCCTGATGGAATGAAGGCGCAGGTGAGGATCACGAGGCCCACAAGCCCAAAGGGCTCCCTCCACTCTCTTCAATGGCTGTGGCGAACATCTATACGACCGAGATGGGGCGATCAGGGATCGGCTAAGTTCCGATCATGAGGGCAGTTGTTCTCAATGCGCGAACCCATTCGCAGGCCCGTCATCAGCGGGCACAGGCAGATCAGTCGCCTGGACTTGAGGAAGGACGTGATCAGGCTCCGGCGTACGCGACACGGGAGCTTATCGGTTCATTCAGACACACGAAGGGGAGGAGAGAAGGGGAAACTTAAGCGCAATCGGAGGCAGCGCTCAGTTTCATTCGGACCCTGACCTGTTGAGCGGAGACTCTATCTATCCGCTGCCGAGCAAGCGCTCTTCGAGAAGCGTCCGAAAATCCCGACGCGCATCAGCAATTACGAACACAGTCACCTGACCGGGTGCTGGCTCGGGCTGATATCCGTAGATGATGCGGAAGGGAGAGTGCGACAATTGCCGGAATTCGGTGATCCCGAGAGCCTCAAGTTCCGGTGGAACCGGTCCTTTCTGAGGATTGTCGGAAAGGGACTCGATAGACGCGACGAGGTCATCCAGCAGTGCGTCCGCACCATCGTCGCCATCCGGCCCGCGCTGCGCCACGCGACGCTGCCAGATACCCGCAAGATCACGCTCCGCACCGGAGGTGATCTTGATCGCTAACGCGGCCGTCATCATTCAGTTTGACTTACCCCGTACGCGCTCCGCAAGGCCTGCCACCGGGCGGGTCCGACCAGCGGCAACATCGGCCTGTCCGAGCGCCAGAAGTTTTAGCAGAGCGAGCGTTTCCTGTGCGCGCTCGTAGCTGGCGACATCCTGCAGAACTGCCTTGGCTTCGCCATTCTGCGTGATGACCAGTGGCCCGCCGCCATCTCCAATCTCCCGGATAATTTCGGCGCTGTGGGCCTTCAGATAGCTGATCGGTTTGATGCGCTGGTCCAGCTTCATAGAACACCTTGGGACTGAATTTGGTCTTTATATAGTCCACGACTTGGCAATTGCAAAGCTCAATGCCCGATTGCGATGCCTGGGAGTATCTGGCCTGCCCTCGACACCGGGACGAACAGCCGCGTGCGGTAGCGGATGATCTCGGTGAAGCAGCCCTTGTTCTTGTACCAGTCGAGGCGATCGGGCGAGAACCCGGTCAGTTCAAGGCGCTGTTCGCCGCCTACCAGCGAGCGCTTAACGGTGAGTGGATTGTGGCTTGCGAGGCCCAGCGGTTTGCCGCTGGCAAGGACAAGGTCGCCGATCTGCTCAGCCGATGGTCCGGCAACTCCGGAGAGGCCAAAGGTCTCGGCGATCGCAGCGAGATCGAGATCGAGCACTTCGCGGCCGATGATCGACTGGCCGTCTTCGGCAACGAGCCGGGTGACCCGAACATGATCGCCGGGGAGGCGCTTCCAGACCGGGAGCAGCAGTCCGGTGGCAAGATGGACGCGCTCGGTCACCGGTGACTTGGCCGCTTCCACTTCCTCGGCACGCCAGGCGCTCGTGAACGCAGTGACGCCAATTTCTTCCCATTGGCTCTCAGAGAGTGCCTGAAGTGTCCAGTTCGCGGACTTGAGCGGTCGCAAGAGGCGCCGACGTTCAATCACGGCCCCGTCGTCGGCGATGAGACGCCGGGCTGGAACCGACAGCGCAACCTTGCCCGACCGCGCATTGCGCATCGGGATCGCGTGCGGGCTACCGATCTCGTGCGTCCGCACCAGGCGTTGCAATCGCATAGGCCTAAGGTGCTTGGTCACTTCGAGCGAGACGAGACGGGTCTCGGCTCCGGTCACGGGGTCGGTGCGAAGAAGTTCATCTGTCAGGACCGTAAAGTGATCGACCCTGACGGTCTCCAGTCCCTGGTCGAGCGTTCCGGCTTCACGCGCAGCCTCGATCCGCGCTTCGACGAGGCCGAGATATTCATCGAAGATTGCGTTCTGGAGCGCGATCGGCAGCGCAAGAATGCGGTTGAGCCAGCGCTGGATCGTCGGGAGATTATCGGTCAGTCCACCATCGGGGTTTTCGAGCCGGAGGCCGGTGCGCTCGACGAAGTTGGCAAAGGTGGTGGCTTCGAGCTTACCGTCATAGAGCAGCTGGAACCAGCGGCTGAGCGCGTCGCGCGCATAGTCGCTTTCAAGATTGTCTGCCGGGTCGAACAGGTTCTGTCCGCCCGTCTGGCGCTGGCCGCGCGTAAGCGCTCCCAAAGCATCGAGCCTTCGCGCAATAGTCGAGATGAATCGGCGCTCGCCCTTCACATCGGTGGTGACCGGGCGGAACAACGGGGCCGAGGCCTGATTGGTGCGGTTCGTGCGACCAAGACCCTGGATGGCGTTGTCGGCGCGCCATCTCGACCGCGTTGTTGTAGTCGTCGATCGTCCATGCACCTCCCCAGTCCAGAACACCGGTCTCTTCGGCGAACAGCCCGGAAATGCCGGCACGGGTAAGATGACGACCCGAGGTGAGAAGCGCGGCAATCCGGGCACCGATGGCGAAGGCCAGGGGCACTGCCGGCATCTGCTCGCCGGCGGGAAACAGGTCTGATTGAAACATGGCAATTCGTCCTCCTGATGAGGGCATCGGGACACGCCCTCTGCCGGATCAGGAATTCGAGAAGCTCTCTCTCCTCTACCGCGCCGCTTTGCGGCGCAGCCATGCTTTAAGTTCATCGTTCCAGTCGGTGTCGCGTGAGGATGGTTTGCGAACGTGGATCGTCCGCCCTTCGCGGGCATAAGCGGCCAGGCCACGCGACGCGGCCAGCTCGCCGCCAGCATCGTGATCGACGAAGAGGTGGAGTTCGGTCACGCTCTCGGGCACGCTCACGAGACCGAAACGCTCATTGCCCAGGGTCGCCCAGGCGGGGATGCCGGTAAGAGCATAGGCGGACATCGCGCTCTCGATCCCCTCGGCAAGGCCGAGCTTGCCGGAGGCCGGAGCGAAGAGGCGGACAGCAGCTTCGCCGAGCGCGCCGAGCGCGCGCTTCGGTTTGTCGAAGTCGGCCTTGGAGTTGCCCGAAAGGAATGTGCGATGGATGGCGATCGGTCCCTCGTCGAGACTGACCGCCGCAATCATGGCCGGCAAAAAGCGGGTGCGACCCTTCGGGCCAAGCGGCGTTTGGGGATGAAAGCGGAGGGCCGGAGATGCGGCGAGGATGCCGCGGCTCTCAAGATATGCCTTTGCCGGACTGGCACGCAGTGGCTGTGCGTCGCGCCAGATCCTCAGCGCTGCCGCCGAGGGTTTGCTCGTTATGGTCGGCTCGGGACCGTTGATAGTCGCAGAACCTGAGAAGAGCGAGGTTGCGTCGACACCTTCACTCGCCAGAGCAGCCAGCACGCTCTGCTGATCACATCCCGCAAAACAATGGAAAAGGATCGCTTTTTGGCCGAGCGACACACCGAGTGACGGCGTACGATCGTCATGCGCAGGGCAGCAGGCCATGCCCTTTGTGCCGGACCATTTGCCGCCCCGGTTTTCACAGATGCGGCGGGCGGCTTCTTCCAAAGAGCTTATCTTGGTGGAATATCGGTGGGACATGGCACATCGCGATCCTTTCGGCTCGCTCACAAAGGCCCTCCTCCCCTCCAGCCCTTCTGTGTTGTAAGAACAGGTCGGAGGGGATTCACGTCTGCACTGCGAGCCCGTCGATTTGAGCGTCACATCGACATCGCCGCTCACCCGCGAGGTCTACCGATTATTCGTAGTGACTTCTCACTAGCGCCATTGATCCTTATCGCTGCCCCACGACCTGGTCAGTTTAGATCATGCGACACGTTACCTAATCGAAAATTCCGGTCCGATCTTTCCTTTTGCAAATCGCGTCGTGCCTTCGGAAGGTAGTCCCGCCAAGTCCGTCGATGAGTGATATGGCTGATTTTGCCGGGCTTGCTCATTCCCGCCATCGCGGCAACCGGCATTCTGCCATGGCCGGGTTGATCATTTTCACGAGCGAATAATGTCTTCGCGCGTTCGATTTCCTCGTCTGAATAATGCATTCGATGCTCCATCGGGTTGGACCTGCGAGAGCGTTCGAACGAAATTCGGCGAACCCTCTGCAGGGTCCGCCGGTTAACCTCCAACTGGAGGACGGGACCTCGGAATTCTTCCGAAGCTGTCGGCTTGTGCCGACATGCGTGACGTTTGCGATATAGTCGCTGAGACAATTCGCGCAACTGCACAGCGACTTTTGAAGTACGATGGTCAAGCCGCGGCCTAGCGACCGCTCACCAGCGCCTCTCCACTCAGTCATGGTCATTGTAAGCCTCGTGCAGGAGGCGGTGAAGCATCTTCCTTCGGTAAATCTGCTTCAAGCGAAAGAGCACAAAAACATGACATATCATTTCTATTTGCGGAATTTCGCATGATATGTCATATATCGGGCCATGCCCCGTTCGTCTCGAGCTGCTAGCGGACTACCGCCCCAGAGCCAACGTGCGATTACACGGCTAGGTAAGGATATCGCCCTTGCTCGCCGCCGGAGAAAACTTCCCCAGCGTTTAATGGCCGAGCGCATGATCGTCTCGGTTCAAACGCTGCAACGCCTCGAAGCGGGAGATCCTACCGTGGGCCTCGCGGTTCTGGCGAGCGCCCTGCATGTCCTGGGGATGACACAGCGCCTTGCCGAGCTGGTAACCCCAGACAGTGACCGGGCTGGCATCAGCGAGGATTTGTCCCGCCTGCCCCAGAAGACCCACGCTGTCAGCGACGATGATCTGGATTTCTAGCAAGCCGTGACGACCATCCGCACCTATGTCTTCGTGCATCTTGAGGAGGGGCCTGTTCCGGCAGGCCTTCTCACGATGACCGACGAACCGCGCAACCAGTTTGCTACCTTCGCTTACGGGCGGCGTTATCTGGAACGCGCTGACCGTATTGCGGTCGATCCTGTAGCTCTGCCGTTGCACGAAGCTGGAACTTCTCGAACATTCAGGACGGAAGAAGGCTTTGCCGTGTTCGGTGGCATTCGGGATGCTGCTCCTGACGGCTGGGGCCAATACCTAATGTACAAGGCGATGGGCGATCGCTTGCCGAGCGAAATCGATCTCATTCTGGCCTCGGGCGAACATCGCGTGGGTGCGCTCGCCTTTGGGCCGACGTCCGCCCAGCCTGAGAGAATTACACCATGGGGGGACGGCCCTGCTCCGGGCGAAGAGTTCACGCTCGCAGAGTTAGCAGAAGCCGCCGAACGAGCGCAGCATGTCGACGAACTCGACGAGAACTTGAGGGCGTTGCTAGCCGCCGGGTCATCTCTGGGCGGCGCCCGGCCGAAGGCTGCTACAAAAATCGGCGACAAACCCTGGATCGCGAAATTTCAGAAGCGGGGAGACAGCTTCCCCGAATGCCGGGTCGAACTGGCGACAATGCGGCTTGCCAGCGAATGTGGTCTCGATGTGCCGCCACTCGACTTCCGCTGTGTCCTTGATCGCGACATCTATCTGATCGAGCGGTTCGATCGGATTCCTCACGGCAACTGGCTGGAACGCAGGCCCTTTGCTTCGGGGCTCACAATGCTCGGGGCGCATGAGAGCGAGGTCAGCAGCTTCAGCTATGCCGATCTCGCAGGAGCGATCCGGCAATTCGGAACCGAAGTACGCCAGGATCTGCACGAATTATTTCGTCGCATGCTGTTCAATATCCTCGTCACCAATGATGATGATCACCTACGTAATCATGGCTTCCTGTTCGATGGTGAGGGATGGCGGCTTTCGCCGCTTTACGATGTAGTGCCGAAGCCTCAGCTGGGACTGGAGCGCCGGCTCGTCCTCGGCGTCGGGCCGGAAGGCCGCGCTGCAACGATCGAGAACGCTCTCGCCGGTGCCGCGGTCTTCGACCTCAGCCATGATGACGCGAACGCAATCGCCGAAGACATGAGCAGAATCGTAGCGACACGGTGGGAACACCTATTCACAAAAGCAGGGATAAGCGCGGCTGATCGCAAGCGTTTCGCCACCTGCTTCCGGTTGGCAGCACCTGTGTCATGATCGCAAACGCAGAAATCCGTTCATGGGGGCGCGTGCTTGCCTAATTTGGCATGGTGATTACCCGGTGATTGCTAGCCGAGAAAATGGGGATCAAAAAATGCCGATTTGTGATTGTATATCAGTCTATTATGATAGTATGACCACTAAGGTCTGGTATTTCCGCTATCGCCGCCGCGCCTGAGTTTAAATGCAGGGGCAAAGCGGAAGGCGCGATTCCGGCAAGATAATTCGCCTTTTACCCCTGCTTCCAAAACTGTTTCGCCAAAATCGCGCGCCCATTTAATTTGCCGTTCCGGTTCAACAGCCGGGATTGCATTGAATGTCCGCCGAATTTCTGGCCGATCTGGTTCCCTTTATTATCGTCGGCTTCGCTGCCCAGCTGGTCGATGGCGCGCTGGGCATGGCGTTCGGCGTGATCTGCAACTCGCTGCTGGTGGGCGTGCTGGGCATGCCGCCTGCCCTCGCCTCGGCCAAGGTGCATCTGGTGGAATGTTTCACCACCGGGGCCAGCGGCATCAGCCATCTGGCGCATCGCAATATCGACAAGTCGCTCTTCCTGCGCCTGGCAGGCGCAGGCGTGCTGGGCGGCGTGGCGGGGGCCTATCTCCTCAGCAATATCGACGCAGCCGTCGTGAAGCCCATCGTGCTCGCCTATCTGACCGGCATCGGCATCTGGCTGATCGTGCGCGGCATATTCTATCCCCCCGCGCCCAAGGAAGCGCGCCATGTCGCCCCGCTGGGCGCGGTCGGCGGATTTCTGGATGCGGCGGGTGGCGGCGGATGGGGTCCGGTCGTCACATCGAACCTGCTGGTACAGGGGGTGGAACCGCGCCGCGTGATCGGCACGGTCAGCGCGTCGGAATTCTTCCTGACGGTGGCGGTATCGATCACCTTCATCTCGCAAATCGGGCTCGCCGATCTGGCGGGCGCGACGCTGGGGCTGATCGTGGGCGGCGTGATGGCCGCGCCCATTGGCGCCTATGCCGCCAAACGCATTCCGGTAAAGCCGCTGCTGATCTTTGTGGGCGTGGTGCTGACGATCACCAGCGTGGTGGGCATCGTGACGGCGCTGAGGGGTTGAAGGGGCGGCGAGCAGGAAGATTTCGGCGCGCTTGGCGCACAAGACCATCAGGTTCGCGAGCCGTCAGAGCGCATCCCTAGCGCAAGTAGTTGACATAGATCCCATGGATCAGCCCCGGCAGGTACAGGATAATCGTCAGGATCAGATTGATCAGGAACGTCTTGCCCAGACCATGTTTGAGGGCGACACCAAGCGGCGGCAAAAGAATGGTAGCGATGAGCGTTAGCAATGCCATCATAGGCTTGTCTCCTTTTGGTAGGACAATCCGGCATTGGGAAACTCGTTCCACCGTACCTTAGGCGATGATATCCGGTATCAGCGCATCCTCGATCAGCATGATCTGGTCCTTCAGCACCAGCTTGCGCTTTTTCAGGCGCGCGACGCGCAATTGATCCGACGGGTTTTCCGCCAGCGCCGCAATCGCAGCGTCGAGGTCGCGGTGTTCCACCCGCAAAATCTCCAGCCGCTTGCGCATCTCGTCTTCGGTCATGGCCACGCTCATGCCCCGTTCGTCGCGCGCAGGCAACGGCTGTTGTGTCCCGTCGCAAATCGGCGGGAATTTCGTCGCGTCCCGACCGGCGCCTGCCCATTTGCCCCTTCGCAAGATGACAGTTTTGTGATTTTCTGTGCCCCGTCGGTAATGCGACCGACACGAGTCGCACCGGCCGCCTTAGCTTGGCTCGATCATGAGGGATCCTTGTCATCAGGGAATCGACCGCCAGATCAGACACACGCGAACGCAGGAGACTGACTTCATGGAATCCACGCACATCAGCGCGCTCAACACAAAGCACGCCGGCCTCGAACGCCAAATCCGCGACGAGATGACGAGGCCCGCACCCGATGATGTGAAGATACAGGCACTCAAGCGACAGAAGCTGAAGATCAAGGAAGAGATCGCCCTGAATTAGGCACAGCCGGATCAGGGCTTGCCTTGGTCAAAGCCTGACCACGAAGCAAGCATGCCGCCCCCGTCGTCCCGCAGGACTTCGGGGGCGTTTTATTTCCCTGCCCGCATTCAGGCCGGCATTTAGCGCCGAAACCGCGCAGGTTTGATTTGGCGGTTGGCGGGGTTTGATATAGTCCCATAGACATGCCTTCCGCCGTTTCCGCAGCACGACAGATCCTGACCAGCCTTCATGAAGTGATGGCATCGCGCAATCATGCGCAGGGAAAGCTGAACCAGGTGGTCGAACTGATCGGCGAAAGCCTCGATAGCGAGGTGTGCTCGATCTATCTTCTGCGCGAGGGGATGCTGGAGTTGTTCGCCACGCGCGGCCTGAACCAGGACGCGGTTCACGTGACGCGGCTGGCCATTGGCGAAGGTCTGGTCGGATCGCTGGCCGAACATGTCGAAACGCTCAATCTGGCAGAGGCAGCGACCCACCCCGACTTCTCCTATCGCCCCGAAACGGGGGAGGACAAGTTCCACTCTTTCGCGGGCGTGCCCATCGTGCGGATGGAACGCGCCGTGGGCGTGCTGGCGGTGCAGCATGTCGAACCCCGCCGCTATGAAGAGGTGGAGATCGAGGCACTGCAAACCGTGGCGATGGTATTGTCGGAACTGATCGCCAATGCAGGGCTGATCGACGATGCCGATGCCGTGGGGGCCAGCCCGCAGCTGACCGATCCGCGGCAGGTGTCGGGCCTGTCGCTGGTCAAGGGTCTGGCCGCAGGCCATGCCGTGTTCCACCAGCCGCGCATCACCATCGAACATGTCGTG
Coding sequences:
- a CDS encoding ParB/RepB/Spo0J family partition protein, which encodes MIQSIPLKKLVPSPRNVRKSSDVLADLQLRADIAARGLLQNLVVRKGKRGKFEVEAGGRRLAALQALAEEGTLSQNHEVTCLVIEGEESEVREASLAENVQRLAMNPADEAQAFASIIEAGATTEDVARRFGLTVRFVEGRLRLASLAPCVFEALAEGTITLDMAKAYGAISDIERQAHVYAELQDAWYQITPDTIRRMVLDATVRGSDPRAVLVGRDAYLAAGGRIERELFDDDASESWIDVALLEDLAHKAMEGAAEKAALEYGLAWVRPTLGTYVSHDLVDGLNRLPCEPAPMTEQEAQELGELEADYDRVAAVLEDEDSDEDEVAKAEQELVVIDRAMRALNDRPPVLADELKSEAGAFLVLSRNGEPTFVPQYYTETEVIADEGVVEAIEESGAAKPKGSSLSQRLLDELAMQRRDILAIHLANDPALALDFMVFTLADADGHDWRAKKASTLLGPVASGPVTGFEAKDAPASAALAEFAGSLDESWRSGTSDVERFARFRALSDETRSAWLGHLVSRTLVASLACEGERSVPMHEALGSLLEIETAHWWRPTATNYFDRVAKARTLEALDAAGGPELVSRYAASKKAELASAAERIFSGNFIGEADIKERAQAWVPSIMRFAGPEESEPVDAEAEEPVSDITADEIAEQAA
- a CDS encoding type II toxin-antitoxin system RelE/ParE family toxin produces the protein MMTAALAIKITSGAERDLAGIWQRRVAQRGPDGDDGADALLDDLVASIESLSDNPQKGPVPPELEALGITEFRQLSHSPFRIIYGYQPEPAPGQVTVFVIADARRDFRTLLEERLLGSG
- a CDS encoding type II toxin-antitoxin system Phd/YefM family antitoxin, which translates into the protein MKLDQRIKPISYLKAHSAEIIREIGDGGGPLVITQNGEAKAVLQDVASYERAQETLALLKLLALGQADVAAGRTRPVAGLAERVRGKSN
- a CDS encoding toprim domain-containing protein, encoding MSHRYSTKISSLEEAARRICENRGGKWSGTKGMACCPAHDDRTPSLGVSLGQKAILFHCFAGCDQQSVLAALASEGVDATSLFSGSATINGPEPTITSKPSAAALRIWRDAQPLRASPAKAYLESRGILAASPALRFHPQTPLGPKGRTRFLPAMIAAVSLDEGPIAIHRTFLSGNSKADFDKPKRALGALGEAAVRLFAPASGKLGLAEGIESAMSAYALTGIPAWATLGNERFGLVSVPESVTELHLFVDHDAGGELAASRGLAAYAREGRTIHVRKPSSRDTDWNDELKAWLRRKAAR
- a CDS encoding XRE family transcriptional regulator, which codes for MAERMIVSVQTLQRLEAGDPTVGLAVLASALHVLGMTQRLAELVTPDSDRAGISEDLSRLPQKTHAVSDDDLDF
- a CDS encoding type II toxin-antitoxin system HipA family toxin, translated to MTDEPRNQFATFAYGRRYLERADRIAVDPVALPLHEAGTSRTFRTEEGFAVFGGIRDAAPDGWGQYLMYKAMGDRLPSEIDLILASGEHRVGALAFGPTSAQPERITPWGDGPAPGEEFTLAELAEAAERAQHVDELDENLRALLAAGSSLGGARPKAATKIGDKPWIAKFQKRGDSFPECRVELATMRLASECGLDVPPLDFRCVLDRDIYLIERFDRIPHGNWLERRPFASGLTMLGAHESEVSSFSYADLAGAIRQFGTEVRQDLHELFRRMLFNILVTNDDDHLRNHGFLFDGEGWRLSPLYDVVPKPQLGLERRLVLGVGPEGRAATIENALAGAAVFDLSHDDANAIAEDMSRIVATRWEHLFTKAGISAADRKRFATCFRLAAPVS
- a CDS encoding sulfite exporter TauE/SafE family protein, with amino-acid sequence MSAEFLADLVPFIIVGFAAQLVDGALGMAFGVICNSLLVGVLGMPPALASAKVHLVECFTTGASGISHLAHRNIDKSLFLRLAGAGVLGGVAGAYLLSNIDAAVVKPIVLAYLTGIGIWLIVRGIFYPPAPKEARHVAPLGAVGGFLDAAGGGGWGPVVTSNLLVQGVEPRRVIGTVSASEFFLTVAVSITFISQIGLADLAGATLGLIVGGVMAAPIGAYAAKRIPVKPLLIFVGVVLTITSVVGIVTALRG
- a CDS encoding YqaE/Pmp3 family membrane protein yields the protein MMALLTLIATILLPPLGVALKHGLGKTFLINLILTIILYLPGLIHGIYVNYLR
- a CDS encoding YdcH family protein yields the protein MTEDEMRKRLEILRVEHRDLDAAIAALAENPSDQLRVARLKKRKLVLKDQIMLIEDALIPDIIA
- a CDS encoding YdcH family protein, which gives rise to MESTHISALNTKHAGLERQIRDEMTRPAPDDVKIQALKRQKLKIKEEIALN